A window of Cyanobacteria bacterium QS_8_64_29 genomic DNA:
GCGCGAGCGGCACGGCGAGTTGGCGGCGGTCTGAGCGCGGCTGCCCCGTTCTGCGTTAGGGTGCCCTGCGCCGGCTAAAGGCAAGGAGCAGTTGTGGAGCGAACGTTTATCGCCATCAAGCCCGACGGCGTCCAGCGCGGCCTGGTGGGCGAGCTACTGGGCCGCTTCGAGCGCAAGGGTTTTTCGCTAGTGGCCCTCAAGCAGGTGCAAGTGTCGCGCAGCTTTGCCGAGCGCCACTACGAGGTCCACCGCGACAAACCGTTTTTTGACAGCCTGGTGAGCTTTATTACCTCAGGCCCAGTGGTTGCCAGCGTCTGGGAGGGCAATGGCGTTGTGGCAACCTCGCGCAAGCTCGTGGGTGCCACCAACCCGCTCGAGGCTGAGCCGGGGACCATCCGCGGCGATCGCGGCATCGACATCGGGCGCAATCTCATCCACGCCTCCGATGCCGTCGAGACCGCCCAGCGCGAGATCGCCCTCTGGTTCGATAATGCCGAGCTGCTGAGTTGGGAATCCAGCTTGCAGGGCTGGATTTACGAGTAGCGGCTGAGCTAGTTGGATGAGCGTTGGTCGGGGAAGGTGCGATCGAAGGCTTCCAGCAGCTCGTCTAGCTCCTCCAGCGCCTGATTGACATCCACGCGCAGCGTGCCCAAATCGGATTGCTCCAGCAGTTGCACCAGCACCTCGCGCTTGCTCTCGAGCTGCGCGACTTTTTCCCGCAGGGCGGATGCCTCCATTGCCCAATCTCCGGCGATCGCCGTATCTAGAATAGACCACTGTGCCGCGCGCCTGCCAAGCCTGATGTTCCGTCGGATCTCGCTAGGCAAATGGGGCTTAATCCTAGGCATCGGCCTCACCGCTTTGGGCATAGCAGCCTATATTGGCGGCTACCCCACCCTCAATTTGGCTGCTTTCTTTTCGGGGGTGCCACTGGCGCTAATCGGATTGGCCCTCAAAGCCGCCGAGCTCAAACCCATCCCCTACAGCGAGCCGCCCTCCCCCGAGCTCCGGCAGCTGCGCGACGCCCAAGCCACCCCCATCCTCAAGTTGCTGCGCCAGAACGTAACGCGCTACCGCTACGGCCACGAGGCGCATTTGGATGAGTCGCTCGAGCGGCTGGGGTTGGCGCCGTCTCGCGAGGAGCGACCGGTGTTGCAATCCATCCGCGAGGCTGACTGGGACGGGCGCTATGCCCTGGTTCTGCGCTTTGCCTCGCCCCACGTCCCGCTCGAGAGCTGGCAGGAGCGGCAAGCCAAAATCGAGCGGTTTTTCGGTCCGGGGGTGCAAGCGGCGCTGACACCATCGGAATCGGACGCGATCGAGCTGGCGCTGATCGCCACGGGCGAGCCCAGCGCCGCTGAGGCAGAGGGCAGCTAGTCCGTTGCCCCGTCTGCTACCCTAGTGAGGCTCTAATTGGGAAAGCAGCCATGAGTGCCGAGGCAATCCTGCGCTCGATCGAGGCCGAGCAGCTCAAAACTGACCTGCCCGATCTGCAAGTGGGCGACACCGTCCGGGTAGGGGTGCGCATTAGCGAAGGGGGCAAAGAACGCGTCCAACCCTTTGAGGGCACCGTCATTGCGCGCCGCCACGGCGGTATCAACGAGACCATCACCGTCCGCCGCATCTTTCAAGGGGTGGGCATCGAACGGGTGTTTTTGCTCCATTCGCCGCGCATTGCCGACATTCAGATCCTGCGCCGCGGCAAGGTCCGCCGCGCCAAGCTCTACTACCTGCGCCACCGCGTCGGCAAGGCAACGCGGGTCAAGGAACGCTTTTAGTCCGGCGATTGCTTTGCGCTGGCGGTGCAATGCGTTAGGGTGGGGTGCGCGGTCAGCGCAGTCCGCCGCGCCGTGCGCTCTTAGTTCAGCCTGGTAGAACGCAGGTCTCCAAAACCTGTTGACGGGGGTTCGAATCCTCCAGAGCGCGCTTTTGCGGCAACGGTGCGGCCGCCTAAGAGGCTCAAGTCGGTTCCAGCCGATGGAACCGACTTTCGTGCCTTACCCCCCCTCGCGCGGTCAGCTAGGAGAACGAGGCAGTGGCGAAAAAGGAGCAGGCCAAAAGGGATGAGCGCAAGGCCGCTCAATCCGAGCGCTTCGACCCGGTTCGGTTCCTGCGCGAGACCAAGCAGGAGCTGGACAAGGTCGTTTGGCCCTCACGCCAACAGCTGATCAGCGAATCGGCAGCAGTTATCGCGA
This region includes:
- a CDS encoding preprotein translocase subunit SecE, which translates into the protein MAKKEQAKRDERKAAQSERFDPVRFLRETKQELDKVVWPSRQQLISESAAVIAIVTLVATLIYLFDGFFGWIAGRIY
- the rplS gene encoding 50S ribosomal protein L19 codes for the protein MSAEAILRSIEAEQLKTDLPDLQVGDTVRVGVRISEGGKERVQPFEGTVIARRHGGINETITVRRIFQGVGIERVFLLHSPRIADIQILRRGKVRRAKLYYLRHRVGKATRVKERF
- a CDS encoding nucleoside-diphosphate kinase, whose product is MERTFIAIKPDGVQRGLVGELLGRFERKGFSLVALKQVQVSRSFAERHYEVHRDKPFFDSLVSFITSGPVVASVWEGNGVVATSRKLVGATNPLEAEPGTIRGDRGIDIGRNLIHASDAVETAQREIALWFDNAELLSWESSLQGWIYE